From the genome of Biomphalaria glabrata chromosome 1, xgBioGlab47.1, whole genome shotgun sequence, one region includes:
- the LOC106072308 gene encoding fumarylacetoacetate hydrolase domain-containing protein 2-like, with amino-acid sequence MHFSLYRRLLTGSKTLTLTSQIIRQFHKMRFVQFQSESGRGVGVELGDGGDIVDLNKCSSQIPNNMKDFIAGGQTYLDIAKSAVDTGENVLKRNQVSLLSPIDNPEKLICIGMNYIDHCAEQNMPVPKEPVVFSKFNSSIIGPLDNIPYPDETNELDWEVELTIIIGKTGKNIPKDKAMDYVFGYTVAHDVSARDWQLQRNGNQFLIGKSMDGFCPLGPAIVTKEEIGDPHNLHLWTRVNGVTKQDSNTNQLVFKTEEVVEFCSRFFTLKPGDTILTGTPPGVGVFRKPPEFLKRGDVVEVGIEKIGVLKNQIV; translated from the exons ATGCATTTTTCTTTGTATAGAAGACTGCTTACTGGATCAAAGACCCTGACTCTGACAAGTCAAATTATACGTCAGTTTCATAAAATGCGTTTTGTCCAATTTCAAAGCGAAAGTGGACGTGGAGTTGGTGTCGAGCTCGGAGACGGAGGAGATATTGTAGATCTTAACAAATGCAGTTCACAAATTCCAAATAATATGAAGGACTTTATCGCTGGTGGACAAACATACTTGGATATAGCaaaaag TGCTGTTGACACTGGTGAAAATGTGCTGAAACGCAATCAAGTTTCTCTCCTGAGTCCCATTGACAACCCTGAGAAGTTGATATGCATTGGAATGAACTacattgatcattgtgctgAACAAAATATGCCTGTGCCCAAAGAACCAGTTGTATTTAGCAAATTTAACAGCTCTATCATTGGTCCCTTAGACAACATCCCTTACCCAGATGAAACAAAT GAATTGGATTGGGAAGTAGAGTTAACAATAATCATTGGAAAAACTGGGAAAAACATTCCT aaagatAAGGCCATGGACTATGTATTTGGTTATACTGTGGCTCATGATGTCAGTGCAAGAGATTGGCAATTACAGCGTAATGGAAATCAATTTCTTATTGGAAAAAGCATGGATGGATTCTGCCCTCTTGGTCCTGCTATAGttacaaaagaagaaattgGTG ATCCTCACAATTTACACCTCTGGACTCGTGTGAATGGTGTCACTAAGCAAGACAGCAACACCAATCAACTTGTTTTCAAAACTGAAGAAGTTGTGGAGTTCTGCTCAAG attttttacattgaagccAGGGGACACAATCTTAACAGGAACACCTCCAGGTGTTGGAGTCTTTCGAAAACCTCCAGAATTTCTTAAG AGAGGAGATGTTGTGGAAGTTGGCATTGAAAAAATTGGAGTTCTCAAAAATCAAATAGTTTAG
- the LOC106072306 gene encoding leucine-rich repeat-containing protein 46-like, whose translation MAAIETQDDAKTVKQTFNSWVDEVFKENDSKPVCLSLHLIVQRHLPPESSEWSHEEIIKELNKKRRIRLDRENIGQIDSCELLSADVTHLYLQFNKISKIENLECLPNLQVLILSENKITTIENIDHLNKLVFLDVSNNLIEEVQAENLPQSIIILNLSGNPCVSQSYKSNIIKRLPKLKHLDGAEILKEDKLEAGVEVESICGNNENQGEETTDEEEGSEDEDDAEETVTDNIARKGKLTAVAAPLEAKSLIGYKKLPQIPANIHDLATNILLRSQSRMEERTKEYKKHLQEMTNIKILSKIKPIPHNFTQKKLPDLK comes from the exons ATGGCAGCCATTGAAACGCAAGATGATGCTAAAACAGTAAAACAAACTTTCAATAGCTGGGTGGATGAAGTGTTTAAAGAAAACG attcaAAACCAGTCTGTCTATCACTTCATCTGATTGTTCAAAGGCATCTTCCCCCAGAATCATCAGAATGGTCACATGAGGAAAT aattaaagaattgaacaaaaaaagacGCATCCGCCTCGACAGAGAAAACATCGGCCAAATTGATAGCTGTGAGCTTTTAAGTGCAGATGTAACACATCTTTATCTTCAATTTAACAAAATTTCCAAAATTGAAAATTTAGAATGTCTTCCTAATTTACAA gttttaattttatcagaaaacaagattacaactATTGAAAATATTGATCATTTAAATAAATTGGTTTTCTTAGATGTTTCTAATAACCTTATTGAAGAAGTACAAGCAG aAAACTTGCCACagtcaattattattttaaacctGTCTGGAAACCCATGTGTCAGTCAATCATacaa atcaaacataataaaaagGCTGCCTAAATTAAAACACCTGGATGGTGCAGAAATCTTAAAAGAGGACAAACTGGAAGCTGGGGTAGAGGTGGAGAGCATCTGTGGAAATAATGAAAATCAAGGGGAAGAAACCACTGATGAGGAGGAGGGCAGTGAGGATGAAGATGATGCAGAAGAAACAGTTACAGATAACATTGCCAGAAAAGGAAAGCTGACAGCTGTGGCTGCACCACTTGAGGCCAAGAGCCTCATAGGCTACAAAAAACTACCACAAATTCCAG CCAACATTCATGATTTGGCAACAAACATTCTGTTAAGATCTCAAAGCAGAATGGAGGAAAGGACAAAGGAATATAAAAAGCATCTACAGGAAATGACAAATATCAAGATTTTATCTAAAATAAAACCCATTCCTCATAATTTCACACAGAAAAAATTGCCTGatttaaaataa
- the LOC106074642 gene encoding nicotinamide/nicotinic acid mononucleotide adenylyltransferase 1-like isoform X1, which translates to MGSPVKVILLACGSFSPITNMHLRMFELGRDALNKTGRFQVVSGVISPVSDGYGKKDLVPAKHRCEMVRAALKTSDWVKLDPWECTLSFWSPTAKVLRHYQEQYDSHSNCKTTPSKKRKKLSNRSVSDVQTNHIPSSDTETDQSPVVKLLCGADLLESFAVPGLWAQEDIEYIVSTHGLVVISRVGTDPHKFIYDSDVLTKYKENIVVVTEWISNEISSTKIRTALRRGESVKYLLQDGVIDYIKQHQLYKIPDNKYINHLLPSPVEKESNSNDPEEQPQRPSSAEVKVILRSSAPGSYNPNHLTLHRMTTKMENKGPVTKIVPAHKSNSTSCISDFGMLVRRVRNYNLRTRRRPLNTIKK; encoded by the exons ATGGGGTCTCCGGTAAAAGTAATACTATTAGCTTGTGGATCTTTTAGCCCTATAACTAATATGCATCTTCGTATGTTCG AACTAGGCCGAGATGCTCTCAATAAGACAGGAAGATTTCAAGTAGTTTCAGGTGTCATTTCCCCCGTCAGTGATGGCTATGGCAAGAAA GATCTTGTGCCAGCTAAACACAGATGTGAAATGGTCAGGGCTGCACTTAAAACTTCAGATTGGGTCAA GTTAGATCCCTGGGAGTGCACTCTTAGTTTCTGGTCACCAACTGCCAAAGTATTGAGGCACTACCAAGAACAATATGATAGTCATTCAAATTGTAAAACTACACCATcaaaaaagaggaaaaaattGTCCAATCGATCAG TCTCCGATGTCCAAACAAACCACATCCCAAGTTCAGATACAGAAACTGACCAAAGCCCAGTTGTGAAACTTCTTTGTGGAGCAGACCTCTTGGAATCATTTGCTGTTCCTGGGCTGTGGGCTCAAGAAGAT ATTGAATACATTGTCTCCACACATGGTCTAGTTGTGATATCAAGAGTTGGCACAGACCCTCACAAGTTCATCTATGACTCTGATGTTTTAACTAAATACAAA GaaaatattgttgttgttacagAGTGGATCAGCAATGAGATTAGTTCAACTAAAATTAG AACTGCACTGCGTAGAGGAGAGAGTGTGAAATATTTACTGCAGGATGGTGTTATAGATTACATCAAACAGCACCAGCTCTACAAAATACCAGACAA TAAGTATATAAACCACCTGTTACCATCTCCGGTTGAAAAAGAATCTAACTCTAATGATCCCGAAGAGCAGCCTCAGCGTCCTTCCTCAGCAGAGGTGAAAGTCATTCTGAGGTCATCTGCACCAGGAAGTTACAACCCAAATCACCTGACACTGCACCGCATGACAACCAAGATGGAGAACAAAGGTCCTGTCACAAAAATTGTTCCAGCCCACAAATCTAATAGCACCAGCTGTATCTCAGACTTTGGGATGCTGGTCAGGCGGGTGAGAAAT TACAATCTCAGAACCAGGCGGCGGCCACTAAATactataaagaaataa
- the LOC106074642 gene encoding nicotinamide/nicotinic acid mononucleotide adenylyltransferase 1-like isoform X2 — MGSPVKVILLACGSFSPITNMHLRMFELGRDALNKTGRFQVVSGVISPVSDGYGKKDLVPAKHRCEMVRAALKTSDWVKLDPWECTLSFWSPTAKVLRHYQEQYDSHSNCKTTPSKKRKKLSNRSVSDVQTNHIPSSDTETDQSPVVKLLCGADLLESFAVPGLWAQEDIEYIVSTHGLVVISRVGTDPHKFIYDSDVLTKYKENIVVVTEWISNEISSTKIRTALRRGESVKYLLQDGVIDYIKQHQLYKIPDNTISEPGGGH; from the exons ATGGGGTCTCCGGTAAAAGTAATACTATTAGCTTGTGGATCTTTTAGCCCTATAACTAATATGCATCTTCGTATGTTCG AACTAGGCCGAGATGCTCTCAATAAGACAGGAAGATTTCAAGTAGTTTCAGGTGTCATTTCCCCCGTCAGTGATGGCTATGGCAAGAAA GATCTTGTGCCAGCTAAACACAGATGTGAAATGGTCAGGGCTGCACTTAAAACTTCAGATTGGGTCAA GTTAGATCCCTGGGAGTGCACTCTTAGTTTCTGGTCACCAACTGCCAAAGTATTGAGGCACTACCAAGAACAATATGATAGTCATTCAAATTGTAAAACTACACCATcaaaaaagaggaaaaaattGTCCAATCGATCAG TCTCCGATGTCCAAACAAACCACATCCCAAGTTCAGATACAGAAACTGACCAAAGCCCAGTTGTGAAACTTCTTTGTGGAGCAGACCTCTTGGAATCATTTGCTGTTCCTGGGCTGTGGGCTCAAGAAGAT ATTGAATACATTGTCTCCACACATGGTCTAGTTGTGATATCAAGAGTTGGCACAGACCCTCACAAGTTCATCTATGACTCTGATGTTTTAACTAAATACAAA GaaaatattgttgttgttacagAGTGGATCAGCAATGAGATTAGTTCAACTAAAATTAG AACTGCACTGCGTAGAGGAGAGAGTGTGAAATATTTACTGCAGGATGGTGTTATAGATTACATCAAACAGCACCAGCTCTACAAAATACCAGACAA TACAATCTCAGAACCAGGCGGCGGCCACTAA